A part of Girardinichthys multiradiatus isolate DD_20200921_A chromosome 12, DD_fGirMul_XY1, whole genome shotgun sequence genomic DNA contains:
- the LOC124878629 gene encoding cell division cycle protein 20 homolog B-like isoform X2, translating to MDIHISGKMPGDLIGKRRPCPFKGQIEADELAYKRFRRRIIQKSSRGGPAASTPLPSGWRCDPRFEFDRVCQRLELEPSPTKHKQAHDVLQKHMQVESESSLVGNCGQMFVPFNLPQQHTMRSRRWGDTETSTNKRVKWIWRAVRQSNESSQQTDIDEGTHDLKPFANMSVKGKAQMTLWTPSLLNDYYADLLDCSCDGMIALALGSAVYLWNSETRALVGHFQSSPDPGQPLCRSLSISCLSWSGDGRALCTGNRRGEIQLWDVDQKQNVCRLQSHVSLVSALSWKQQLLSSGSTLGHIHHLDPRASKPVVGAAVQEEGICSLKWSPGNEWLASGSKEGLLHIWDRAIAGIKTSCQPIITMKQPSAVKALGWCPWQRNVIATGGGWKDGQLRIWDTQLGSCLTSINTNSQICCLRWAERKRYLVTGHGLPHNIITSWSWEFPSLCRMHQLTGHSHRVLHLAINPGNANIFSAGADQSFCLWDL from the exons GGCCAAATCGAGGCCGATGAGCTCGCATACAAACGCTTTAGGAGGCGGATCATCCAGAAGAGCAGCAGAGGAGGTCCAGCTGCGAGTACGCCTCTGCCCTCTGGGTGGCGCTGTGACCCTCGCTTTGAGTTTGACAGAGTCTGCCAGAGGCTGGAGCTCGAACCTTCACCGACAAAACACAAGCAAGCACATGATGTCCTGCAGAAACACATGCAAG TTGAGTCTGAGTCATCTCTGGTGGGCAACTGCGGTCAGATGTTTGTGCCTTTTAACTTGCCTCAACAACACACAATGAGAAGCAGAAGATGGGGTGACACAGAAACGTCAACAAATAAG AGAGTGAAGTGGATTTGGAGAGCTGTACGTCAGTCAAATGAGAGTTCCCAGCAAACTG aTATTGATGAGGGAACACATGATTTGAAGCCTTTTGCCAACATGAGTGTGAAGGGAAAGGCACAAATGACTTTGTGGACACCATCCCTGCTGAATGACTACT ATGCCGATCTTCTCGACTGCAGTTGTGATGGGATGATTGCATTAGCGCTGGGTTCTGCTGTTTATCTCTGGAACTCAGAAACTCGTGCCCTGGTTGGACACTTCCAGTCAAGTCCAGATCCAGGTCAACCTCTCTGCAGGAGTCTGTCCATCTCCTGTCTGAGCTGGAGTGGGGATGGCAGAGCTCTCTGCACAGGGAACAGACGAGGGGAGATACAG TTGTGGGATGTTGACCAAAAGCAGAATGTGTGCCGTCTTCAGTCACACGTGTCTCTGGTGTCAGCTCTTTCCTGGAAACAGCAGTTACTCAGCAG TGGCTCCACTCTTGGACACATCCATCACCTTGACCCTCGGGCTTCTAAGCCTGTTGTAGGGGCAGCTGTCCAGGAGGAGGGGATCTGTAGCCTGAAGTGGTCACCGGGAAACGAATGGCTTGCCAGTGGCTCCAAAGAGGGGCTTCTCCATATTTGGGACAGGGCCATTGCAGGGATCAAAACATCTTGCCAGCCAATTATAACAATGAAACAGCCCAGCGCTGTTAAG GCATTAGGATGGTGTCcatggcagagaaatgtgatTGCTACAGGTggaggatggaaagatggacagCTTAGAATCTGGGACACTCAATTAGGATCCTGTTTAACCTCCATCAACACAAACTCACAG ATCTGTTGTCTCAGATGGGCTGAAAGGAAAAGATATCTGGTCACAGGTCATGGACTTCCTCATAACATTATCACCTCTTGGAGCTGGGAGTTTCCCTCTCTCTGCCGAATGCACCAACTTACAG gTCATTCACATCGAGTTCTGCACTTGGCCATAAACCCTGGCAACGCTAACATCTTCTCAGCTGGAGCTGACCAGAGCTTTTGCCTCTGGGATCTGTAG
- the LOC124878629 gene encoding cell division cycle protein 20 homolog B-like isoform X1: protein MDIHISGKMPGDLIGKRRPCPFKGQIEADELAYKRFRRRIIQKSSRGGPAASTPLPSGWRCDPRFEFDRVCQRLELEPSPTKHKQAHDVLQKHMQVESESSLVGNCGQMFVPFNLPQQHTMRSRRWGDTETSTNKRVKWIWRAVRQSNESSQQTDIDEGTHDLKPFANMSVKGKAQMTLWTPSLLNDYYADLLDCSCDGMIALALGSAVYLWNSETRALVGHFQSSPDPGQPLCRSLSISCLSWSGDGRALCTGNRRGEIQLWDVDQKQNVCRLQSHVSLVSALSWKQQLLSSGSTLGHIHHLDPRASKPVVGAAVQEEGICSLKWSPGNEWLASGSKEGLLHIWDRAIAGIKTSCQPIITMKQPSAVKVISALGWCPWQRNVIATGGGWKDGQLRIWDTQLGSCLTSINTNSQICCLRWAERKRYLVTGHGLPHNIITSWSWEFPSLCRMHQLTGHSHRVLHLAINPGNANIFSAGADQSFCLWDL from the exons GGCCAAATCGAGGCCGATGAGCTCGCATACAAACGCTTTAGGAGGCGGATCATCCAGAAGAGCAGCAGAGGAGGTCCAGCTGCGAGTACGCCTCTGCCCTCTGGGTGGCGCTGTGACCCTCGCTTTGAGTTTGACAGAGTCTGCCAGAGGCTGGAGCTCGAACCTTCACCGACAAAACACAAGCAAGCACATGATGTCCTGCAGAAACACATGCAAG TTGAGTCTGAGTCATCTCTGGTGGGCAACTGCGGTCAGATGTTTGTGCCTTTTAACTTGCCTCAACAACACACAATGAGAAGCAGAAGATGGGGTGACACAGAAACGTCAACAAATAAG AGAGTGAAGTGGATTTGGAGAGCTGTACGTCAGTCAAATGAGAGTTCCCAGCAAACTG aTATTGATGAGGGAACACATGATTTGAAGCCTTTTGCCAACATGAGTGTGAAGGGAAAGGCACAAATGACTTTGTGGACACCATCCCTGCTGAATGACTACT ATGCCGATCTTCTCGACTGCAGTTGTGATGGGATGATTGCATTAGCGCTGGGTTCTGCTGTTTATCTCTGGAACTCAGAAACTCGTGCCCTGGTTGGACACTTCCAGTCAAGTCCAGATCCAGGTCAACCTCTCTGCAGGAGTCTGTCCATCTCCTGTCTGAGCTGGAGTGGGGATGGCAGAGCTCTCTGCACAGGGAACAGACGAGGGGAGATACAG TTGTGGGATGTTGACCAAAAGCAGAATGTGTGCCGTCTTCAGTCACACGTGTCTCTGGTGTCAGCTCTTTCCTGGAAACAGCAGTTACTCAGCAG TGGCTCCACTCTTGGACACATCCATCACCTTGACCCTCGGGCTTCTAAGCCTGTTGTAGGGGCAGCTGTCCAGGAGGAGGGGATCTGTAGCCTGAAGTGGTCACCGGGAAACGAATGGCTTGCCAGTGGCTCCAAAGAGGGGCTTCTCCATATTTGGGACAGGGCCATTGCAGGGATCAAAACATCTTGCCAGCCAATTATAACAATGAAACAGCCCAGCGCTGTTAAGGTGATTTCA GCATTAGGATGGTGTCcatggcagagaaatgtgatTGCTACAGGTggaggatggaaagatggacagCTTAGAATCTGGGACACTCAATTAGGATCCTGTTTAACCTCCATCAACACAAACTCACAG ATCTGTTGTCTCAGATGGGCTGAAAGGAAAAGATATCTGGTCACAGGTCATGGACTTCCTCATAACATTATCACCTCTTGGAGCTGGGAGTTTCCCTCTCTCTGCCGAATGCACCAACTTACAG gTCATTCACATCGAGTTCTGCACTTGGCCATAAACCCTGGCAACGCTAACATCTTCTCAGCTGGAGCTGACCAGAGCTTTTGCCTCTGGGATCTGTAG
- the LOC124878190 gene encoding granzyme A-like, with the protein MLCLRGFSFILAAFVLIFKSSCGSEIIDGKEVVPHSLPFMALLESKSPVCGGILIDPKWVLTAAHCKDIKTVLLGVHSIKEKKKEQPYRQVLKVGRSVPHPCYDSKEKSNDLMLLKLKKAVKQTKWVSSLKLNKVVQEPNAGSTCMVAGWGKTSTNAKVMSDVLMSVNVTVINRMKCNSKDYYNLDPYITKNMICAGSEGKNNADTCQGDSGGPILCKGALVGVTSFGRDCGNKAKPGVYAFLTEKYLNWIKKTMKTSENE; encoded by the exons ATGTTGTGTCTGaggggtttttctttcattctcgCTGCCTTTGTCCTTATCTTCAAATCCA GTTGTGGTTCTGAGATTATTGATGGGAAAGAAGTGGTGCCCCATTCATTGCCTTTCATGGCTCTGCTGGAGTCAAAAAGTCCAGTCTGCGGAGGAATATTAATTGATCCAAAATGGGTTCTGACTGCTGCACACTGCAAAGA CATTAAGACCGTGTTGCTGGGGGTGCACTCAATcaaggaaaagaagaaagaacaaCCGTACAGACAGGTCCTTAAAGTGGGGAGAAGTGTTCCTCATCCTTGCTATGATTCCAAAGAAAAAAGCAATGACCTCATGTTGCTCAAG ctgaaaaaggCAGTGAAGCAAACCAAATGGGTGAGCAGTCTCAAGCTAAATAAAGTTGTCCAAGAGCCAAATGCCGGTTCAACCTGTATGGTGGCTGGATGGGGAAAAACCAGCACAAATGCAAAGGTCATGTCAGATGTTTTGATGTCGGTCAATGTGACTGTGATCAACAGAATGAAGTGCAACTCTAAGGATTACTACAACCTTGATCCTTATATAACTAAGAACATGATATGTGCTGGGTCGGAaggcaaaaacaatgctgacACTTGTCAG GGAGATTCAGGAGGGCCAATATTGTGCAAAGGAGCTCTAGTTGGAGTTACGTCTTTTGGACGTGATTGTGGGAACAAAGCCAAACCTGGAGTGTATGCTTTCCTTACAGAAAAGTATCTTAACTGGATCAAGAAGACAATGAAGACATCTGAAAATGAGTGA